A genomic segment from Eisenibacter elegans DSM 3317 encodes:
- a CDS encoding ferritin, translated as MKDLVRMRTSLSEEVQNILNEQIRIEAVASAKYLAMASWCDERGYENSANFFYHQSDEERKHMLKIFHYVADMGGKAASPEVAGINHEFASLREVFETALEQEIGVTHAINRIVDTCRKVKDFGTEQFIDWFVEEQREEEFVARRIIELFDVIGEEGQGLYFIDKEIPNVKYDA; from the coding sequence ATGAAAGACCTCGTAAGAATGCGAACTTCTCTGAGCGAAGAGGTTCAAAATATTTTGAATGAACAAATCCGCATCGAAGCTGTAGCTTCTGCCAAATATCTAGCAATGGCTTCTTGGTGTGATGAGCGCGGCTACGAAAATAGCGCCAACTTCTTCTACCACCAATCTGACGAAGAGCGCAAGCATATGCTCAAAATCTTCCACTATGTGGCCGATATGGGTGGCAAGGCTGCTTCGCCCGAAGTTGCCGGCATCAACCACGAATTTGCCTCACTGCGCGAAGTATTCGAAACTGCGCTGGAGCAAGAAATTGGTGTTACACACGCCATCAACCGTATCGTAGATACTTGCCGCAAAGTCAAAGACTTTGGTACTGAGCAGTTTATCGATTGGTTTGTAGAAGAACAACGTGAAGAAGAGTTTGTTGCCCGCCGCATCATCGAACTATTTGATGTCATTGGCGAAGAAGGACAAGGACTCTACTTTATCGACAAGGAAATTCCAAACGTAAAGTACGACGCATAA
- a CDS encoding polyprenol monophosphomannose synthase, which yields MSASQALVIIPTYNESENITAIINAVMALPSGFDLLIVDDNSPDGTAALVQALQPQYPTRLQLLQRPGKQGLGTAYIHGFRQALSQGYAYIFEMDADFSHNPQDLEALYQACAHEGFDVAIGSRYITGVNVVNWPMGRVLMSYFASYYVRLITGMPIRDTTAGFKCYRAEVLRTIDLSNIRFVGYAFQIEMKFLAWKHGFKLKEVPIIFTDRSKGQSKMSSGIFKEALWGVIAIKLRSLFRRYQEASQQS from the coding sequence ATGAGTGCTTCCCAAGCTTTGGTCATCATACCAACCTACAACGAAAGTGAGAATATTACTGCCATCATCAACGCGGTGATGGCCTTGCCCTCAGGGTTTGATTTGCTCATTGTCGATGACAACTCCCCCGATGGCACAGCAGCCCTAGTACAGGCATTACAACCCCAGTATCCCACCCGGCTACAGCTCTTACAACGCCCGGGCAAACAAGGATTGGGCACAGCCTACATCCACGGTTTCCGTCAGGCTCTCAGCCAAGGATATGCCTATATTTTTGAGATGGATGCTGATTTTTCACACAATCCCCAAGACCTTGAGGCGCTCTATCAGGCCTGTGCGCACGAAGGCTTTGATGTGGCCATTGGTTCGCGCTATATCACTGGGGTCAATGTGGTCAATTGGCCAATGGGGCGGGTATTGATGTCTTATTTTGCCAGTTACTATGTACGCCTCATCACCGGGATGCCCATCCGTGATACTACTGCTGGGTTCAAATGTTATCGCGCAGAGGTACTGCGTACTATTGACTTGAGCAATATCCGGTTTGTGGGATATGCCTTTCAGATAGAGATGAAGTTTTTGGCCTGGAAACACGGTTTCAAGCTCAAAGAAGTACCCATTATCTTCACAGACCGCTCCAAGGGTCAGTCCAAAATGTCATCCGGTATTTTCAAAGAAGCACTTTGGGGTGTCATTGCCATTAAGTTGAGGAGCTTATTCAGAAGATACCAAGAAGCTTCCCAACAATCATAA
- a CDS encoding MutS-related protein, with amino-acid sequence MPQAIFQQRLQQFQAQTQQAQARYNLVAGLRLVVFLATAIGVGWLGWQTTWGTAGLVLLVGLSAFIGLMRWHQQVLYRRNHLRFLAAINQTELDRLQNNWASLPDGAAFVDAKHPYTSDLDIFGRRSLYQWLNRSTSPFGAQTLAAWLQAPATTEAISARQEALSALREAVDLRQEAEARGKHASADMEAVAALNEWLNTPSVWLNSSFWRVVPWLMSLLSVACLIATLWWGYYPLLLPVAINFSLLLPQFKKITTLYEQIDPSVDALREYAQVFACIEAAEVDVPLVRQYQASLGKGTGAASIQIKRLAYAAYLLSQRNNPWFTILANGLFLWDIHSVRRLERWKEANRSQVAQWWQVMGEWEALTSLAGAWYANPTWTLPTIDTETDFVWEAKALAHPLIPDSQRINNDMRLQGIGHTMLITGANMSGKTTFQRTVGINTVLALCGAPVLASQMRLSVCQVFSSMRTQDSLEENISSFYAELKRLRQLIDHLQAQPQLPVLYLLDEILKGTNSQDRHQGARGLILQLHQLRASGIVSTHDLVLSEMETTHSFIHNYSFNSQIVGDEILFDYRLTPGACKSFNAVQLMRKMGIAVADEAPQD; translated from the coding sequence ATGCCCCAAGCGATATTCCAACAACGTCTCCAACAGTTTCAAGCACAAACCCAACAAGCGCAAGCCCGCTATAACCTCGTTGCGGGGCTGCGGCTGGTGGTTTTTTTGGCCACGGCCATCGGTGTCGGTTGGTTAGGCTGGCAAACGACTTGGGGAACAGCCGGGCTGGTGTTGTTGGTAGGTTTGAGCGCTTTTATTGGGCTGATGCGCTGGCACCAACAAGTGCTTTATCGACGCAATCACTTGCGATTTTTGGCTGCCATTAACCAAACAGAGCTTGATCGCCTCCAAAACAACTGGGCAAGCCTGCCCGATGGAGCTGCTTTTGTAGATGCCAAACACCCCTATACCTCCGACTTAGATATTTTTGGTAGGCGTTCGCTCTACCAATGGCTCAACCGAAGTACGAGCCCTTTTGGGGCACAGACCTTGGCAGCTTGGTTACAAGCCCCCGCCACTACCGAGGCTATCAGCGCACGTCAAGAGGCTCTCAGCGCCCTACGCGAGGCCGTAGACCTACGCCAAGAAGCTGAAGCACGGGGCAAACACGCTAGCGCAGATATGGAAGCCGTGGCGGCGCTCAACGAATGGTTAAATACACCCTCTGTGTGGCTCAACAGTAGTTTTTGGCGCGTTGTGCCTTGGCTAATGAGCTTGTTGTCTGTTGCTTGCCTCATAGCTACCCTGTGGTGGGGGTATTATCCGCTACTACTGCCGGTAGCCATCAATTTTAGCTTGCTACTGCCTCAATTCAAAAAAATAACAACCCTCTATGAGCAAATCGACCCTAGCGTTGATGCCTTGCGCGAATACGCACAGGTTTTTGCTTGCATAGAAGCGGCTGAGGTCGATGTGCCGCTTGTCCGACAGTACCAAGCAAGCTTGGGCAAAGGTACTGGCGCAGCCTCTATCCAAATCAAGCGATTGGCCTACGCAGCCTACTTGCTCTCCCAACGCAATAACCCTTGGTTCACAATTTTGGCCAATGGCCTGTTCCTGTGGGACATCCACAGCGTCCGGCGTTTGGAGCGTTGGAAAGAAGCAAACCGCAGCCAAGTAGCACAATGGTGGCAGGTAATGGGCGAATGGGAAGCCCTTACCAGCCTTGCCGGAGCTTGGTATGCCAATCCCACTTGGACTTTGCCCACGATTGATACCGAGACTGATTTTGTATGGGAGGCTAAGGCATTGGCACATCCATTGATACCTGATAGTCAACGAATTAACAATGATATGCGCTTGCAGGGTATCGGCCATACGATGCTCATTACAGGAGCCAATATGTCGGGCAAAACCACCTTTCAACGCACTGTGGGTATCAATACCGTATTGGCGCTTTGTGGCGCGCCGGTATTGGCTTCGCAAATGCGCCTGAGTGTTTGTCAGGTTTTTAGCTCTATGCGTACCCAAGACTCCCTAGAGGAGAACATTTCGTCTTTTTATGCTGAGCTCAAGCGCCTGCGCCAACTAATTGACCATTTGCAAGCTCAACCTCAGCTTCCGGTATTGTATCTATTGGATGAGATTCTGAAGGGAACCAACTCCCAAGACCGACACCAAGGCGCGCGCGGGTTGATTTTGCAGCTCCATCAGCTACGGGCCAGTGGCATCGTATCGACACACGACTTGGTGTTGAGCGAAATGGAAACCACCCATTCTTTTATCCACAACTACAGCTTCAACAGCCAGATAGTCGGCGACGAGATTCTTTTTGACTATCGCCTCACCCCCGGCGCTTGTAAGAGCTTCAATGCCGTACAGTTGATGCGCAAGATGGGGATTGCAGTGGCGGATGAAGCCCCTCAAGACTAG
- a CDS encoding PP2C family protein-serine/threonine phosphatase → MPSEENIAEVLPQSVVFYRPRDVVSGDFYWMSHTAQHIALAVVDCTGHGVPGALMSMLGGEILNEISRTDALAQPEVILSALHKGVYRTLKQGQSRNRDGMDVSLCVIDKDQQTLRFAGAKNSLFVVTDSQVRELKGTRRSIGGASPTAAFEQHTLALNDLPPDTWFYMTSDGYLDQFGGTENKKLGKERFKQLLTRVALLPAAQQTAALAEYIETWMTQGHEQPIDDMLVWGFRHSRSTS, encoded by the coding sequence TTGCCAAGTGAGGAAAATATCGCAGAGGTATTGCCCCAGAGTGTTGTGTTTTATCGCCCACGCGATGTGGTCAGTGGTGATTTCTACTGGATGAGCCATACAGCACAACACATTGCCTTGGCAGTGGTAGACTGTACGGGGCACGGCGTACCCGGAGCTCTGATGAGTATGTTGGGTGGGGAGATCTTGAATGAAATCTCCCGAACAGATGCCTTAGCACAGCCCGAGGTCATTCTTTCGGCCTTACACAAGGGCGTATACCGTACCCTCAAACAAGGCCAAAGCCGCAACCGCGACGGCATGGATGTCAGTTTATGTGTCATTGACAAAGACCAGCAAACACTACGCTTTGCCGGAGCCAAAAACAGCCTTTTTGTCGTTACTGACTCTCAAGTCAGAGAGCTAAAAGGGACACGGCGTTCTATTGGAGGCGCAAGCCCCACCGCAGCGTTTGAACAACATACTTTGGCCTTAAACGACTTGCCGCCCGATACGTGGTTTTATATGACCTCTGACGGCTACCTTGACCAATTTGGAGGGACTGAAAACAAAAAACTAGGCAAGGAACGCTTCAAGCAGTTGCTTACCCGTGTGGCCTTATTGCCAGCAGCCCAACAAACAGCCGCACTTGCCGAATATATCGAAACTTGGATGACACAAGGCCACGAGCAGCCCATTGACGATATGCTGGTTTGGGGCTTTCGACACAGCCGCTCAACGTCCTAA
- a CDS encoding DUF6935 domain-containing protein — MSYTHLLYYLGLWCLMAVAAPLNAQQTALATKGIKQLPNSTEAFKTLRDQVATTPQGGAQMFLIALKVYVENPELGEQLLVMAVDMERLSSGNTYQGYALGTSDGSLLRRQLEQHPHLPNSYFKGSSPQNGYQVKTPLDIECSSNPYSGDMAQGNFKVFVRSSGADSPRPLQMKRNDKGIWKVAEWSSVLVGIRQPERKVVDDL, encoded by the coding sequence ATGTCTTATACACATCTTCTCTACTACCTAGGGCTATGGTGCCTGATGGCCGTGGCCGCTCCCCTCAATGCCCAGCAAACAGCCCTTGCTACCAAGGGCATCAAACAGTTGCCCAACAGCACAGAGGCCTTCAAAACCTTGCGCGACCAAGTGGCCACTACGCCCCAAGGTGGGGCACAGATGTTTTTGATAGCCCTCAAGGTATATGTAGAAAACCCCGAACTAGGCGAGCAACTGCTGGTAATGGCCGTGGATATGGAGCGCTTGAGCAGCGGCAATACCTATCAGGGCTATGCCTTGGGCACTAGCGACGGCTCGCTACTGCGCCGCCAACTAGAGCAACACCCACACCTGCCCAATTCTTATTTCAAAGGCTCCAGCCCACAAAACGGGTATCAGGTAAAAACACCTCTCGACATTGAGTGTAGCAGCAATCCCTATAGCGGTGATATGGCACAGGGCAACTTCAAAGTATTTGTCAGAAGTAGTGGCGCAGACAGCCCCCGACCCTTACAAATGAAACGCAATGATAAGGGGATTTGGAAAGTAGCTGAGTGGAGCTCGGTGTTGGTGGGCATACGCCAACCAGAGCGAAAAGTTGTAGACGATTTGTAG
- a CDS encoding decarboxylase, protein MKSYIDLIEQTFDFPTKEFKVEQNELFFNNIPLMDIIEEYGTPLKVTYLPKISEHIQYAKKIFKDAMKKYNYQGDYVYCYCTKASHFKFVLEESLKNDVHIETSSSYDIPIVKHLYKSNKITKDTYVICNGFKRPLYTQYIREILDMGLNCVPILDNLAEIDQYDASTAEHIRLGIRVASDEEPNFGFYTSRLGIRYNDVTRLYFDKIKNNPKYSLKMLHFFINTGIKDSAYYWSELSRFVYKYCELKKVCPELDTIDIGGGFPIKTSMQFEYDYQYMAEQIIENIQWICKKNNVPTPNIFTEFGSFTVGESGALIYSVIDQKLQNDKELWYMVDGSFITHLPDVWGLNQKYIMLAINNWDNPFHRVNLGGLTCDSMDYYNSEAHSSEVFLPMIHNEEKQYIGFFHTGAYQESLGGYGGIQHCLIPAPKHVVIDRKPDGSLSKALFSEEQNSEAMLKILGFE, encoded by the coding sequence ATGAAAAGTTACATTGATTTGATTGAGCAGACGTTCGATTTCCCTACGAAAGAGTTTAAGGTTGAGCAAAACGAGCTGTTCTTCAACAATATTCCCTTGATGGACATCATCGAGGAGTACGGTACTCCTCTCAAGGTTACTTATTTGCCCAAGATAAGTGAACATATTCAATATGCCAAAAAAATATTCAAAGATGCGATGAAAAAGTACAACTATCAGGGGGACTATGTCTACTGTTATTGTACCAAGGCTTCGCACTTCAAGTTTGTGTTGGAAGAGAGTTTGAAAAACGATGTGCATATTGAGACGTCTTCTTCTTATGATATTCCTATCGTCAAACATTTGTACAAAAGTAACAAAATCACGAAAGATACTTACGTGATTTGTAATGGCTTCAAGCGCCCACTTTATACCCAATACATCCGTGAGATACTGGATATGGGCTTGAACTGTGTGCCGATTTTGGATAATTTGGCCGAAATAGACCAATATGATGCCTCTACAGCAGAGCATATCCGTTTGGGCATCCGTGTGGCTTCTGACGAGGAGCCAAACTTCGGCTTTTACACCTCGCGTTTGGGTATTCGTTACAATGATGTTACTCGGTTGTATTTTGATAAAATCAAGAACAACCCCAAGTATTCGCTCAAGATGCTGCACTTTTTCATCAATACCGGCATCAAAGACAGCGCCTACTACTGGAGCGAGTTGAGCAGATTTGTATACAAGTATTGTGAGCTCAAGAAAGTATGCCCCGAGCTGGATACCATCGACATTGGCGGCGGCTTCCCTATCAAAACCTCGATGCAATTTGAATATGACTACCAGTATATGGCCGAGCAAATCATCGAAAACATCCAGTGGATTTGCAAGAAGAACAACGTACCCACGCCCAATATCTTCACAGAGTTTGGTAGCTTTACGGTAGGCGAGAGTGGTGCCTTGATTTATTCTGTCATCGACCAAAAGCTTCAAAATGACAAAGAACTGTGGTATATGGTAGATGGCTCTTTCATCACACACCTACCTGATGTGTGGGGGCTGAACCAAAAGTACATTATGCTAGCCATCAACAACTGGGACAACCCCTTCCACCGTGTCAACCTCGGTGGCCTGACTTGCGACTCGATGGACTATTATAACTCCGAAGCACACAGCTCTGAAGTGTTCTTGCCTATGATTCATAATGAGGAGAAGCAGTATATCGGCTTTTTCCATACTGGTGCATACCAAGAATCGCTTGGCGGCTATGGGGGTATCCAACACTGCCTCATTCCTGCGCCCAAGCATGTCGTTATCGACCGCAAGCCTGATGGCAGCCTCTCCAAAGCCCTCTTCTCGGAAGAGCAAAACAGCGAGGCAATGCTCAAGATTTTGGGGTTTGAATAA
- the rlmD gene encoding 23S rRNA (uracil(1939)-C(5))-methyltransferase RlmD, which yields MKKKPLPLLQGITIEGFAAEGKCIARHEGRVIFVEGNQAAPQDVVDLQVLRKRKSYWEAAVVAIHQASPQRTEPFCQHFGTCGGCKWQHIPYEVQLAQKQQQVWDNFTKIGKLDFPAIRPILPSVDTQYYRNKLEYTFSSRRWLTAEEVAQGGDNLSREALGFHIPKRFDRILDIEHCYLQADPSNAIRLAIRAYALEHQLSFFDQKEQTGWLRNLIIRTASTGDLMVILIVSEEQPEALEALLAHLQAQFPQISSLQYVINGKRNDSIHDLSVQCYAGQPYIEEQMTSLSGQQTLRFRIGPQSFYQTNAAQAERLYRVAGEMAQLSGQECVYDLYTGTGTIACFVADQAAKVVGVEYVEAAIEDAKRNAALNGINHTHFFAGDMKDVLTDEFVHAHGTPDVIITDPPRAGMHTDVVEMLLRIAPKRIVYVSCNPATQARDLALLQEAYAIEAVQPVDMFPHTHHVECVVALQKR from the coding sequence ATGAAAAAGAAACCCCTGCCGCTATTGCAAGGCATTACGATAGAAGGCTTTGCGGCTGAAGGTAAATGCATTGCAAGACACGAAGGACGTGTAATCTTTGTAGAAGGCAATCAAGCGGCTCCACAAGATGTGGTTGACCTGCAAGTATTGCGCAAGCGCAAAAGCTACTGGGAGGCGGCAGTAGTGGCCATCCACCAAGCTTCTCCTCAACGCACCGAGCCTTTTTGCCAACATTTTGGTACTTGTGGAGGGTGTAAGTGGCAACATATCCCCTATGAGGTACAACTGGCACAAAAACAACAGCAGGTATGGGATAATTTTACTAAAATCGGCAAGCTTGACTTTCCGGCCATACGCCCCATCCTCCCCTCAGTCGATACTCAATACTACCGTAATAAACTAGAGTACACCTTTTCGAGTAGACGATGGCTGACCGCCGAGGAGGTAGCTCAAGGCGGCGATAACCTCTCCCGAGAGGCGCTGGGTTTTCATATCCCTAAGCGTTTCGACCGTATTCTCGACATCGAGCACTGCTACCTCCAAGCAGATCCCTCCAATGCTATTCGTTTGGCGATTAGGGCTTATGCTTTGGAACATCAGCTCAGCTTTTTTGACCAAAAAGAGCAGACCGGCTGGCTGCGCAACCTCATCATCCGTACTGCCTCTACCGGCGATTTGATGGTCATCCTCATCGTGTCAGAAGAGCAACCTGAAGCGCTCGAAGCCCTACTGGCACACCTTCAGGCGCAGTTTCCACAAATCAGCTCCTTGCAGTATGTCATCAACGGCAAACGCAACGACAGCATCCACGACCTGAGCGTACAGTGTTATGCCGGTCAGCCTTATATCGAAGAACAAATGACTTCGCTCTCCGGCCAACAAACTTTGCGTTTCCGCATCGGGCCGCAGTCGTTCTACCAAACCAATGCCGCCCAAGCCGAGCGCCTCTACCGTGTGGCGGGCGAAATGGCACAGCTCAGCGGCCAAGAGTGTGTGTATGACCTTTATACTGGTACGGGCACCATCGCTTGCTTTGTAGCCGACCAAGCCGCCAAAGTCGTAGGCGTAGAATATGTCGAAGCTGCCATCGAAGATGCCAAACGCAACGCCGCCCTCAATGGCATCAACCATACCCACTTTTTTGCCGGAGATATGAAGGATGTCCTCACGGACGAATTTGTACACGCCCACGGTACGCCCGATGTCATCATCACCGACCCGCCACGCGCCGGAATGCATACTGATGTAGTGGAAATGTTGCTGCGCATTGCGCCCAAGCGTATTGTATATGTAAGTTGTAACCCGGCGACCCAAGCCCGCGACTTGGCTCTGTTGCAAGAGGCATACGCCATCGAAGCTGTACAGCCTGTGGATATGTTCCCACATACACACCACGTAGAGTGTGTGGTGGCCTTACAGAAACGCTAA
- a CDS encoding WG repeat-containing protein codes for MKNLLRLLLRNTSASGSISRIFIALLLGGLLWACRSQSTDESHAEDHSDALADMEDRRDPGQSYDPADSLLAVATDTTTFEFVDVYTEGLAKVRIKGKYGYIDSKKQLVIEAVYEEAAWFSQNRARVRKPDSLVAFINKAGKTVIKAQYDDAGSFQEGAAMVVKDKQVGYIDTTGKLLVPMQYEWGGNFYEGLAKVSKQGKWGFINRQGQEIIALRYDGARDFSEGLAAVWLEGKWGFIDRKGTWVIKPQYDRVEDFVEVKKDKQTSPKILAKVLREGKTFFIDKNGNCQQDCPQ; via the coding sequence ATGAAGAATTTGTTACGATTGCTTTTACGCAACACTTCTGCAAGTGGTTCGATAAGCCGGATTTTTATCGCATTATTATTAGGCGGGCTGTTGTGGGCTTGTCGTTCTCAAAGTACGGACGAGAGCCACGCCGAAGACCATAGCGATGCGCTCGCCGATATGGAAGACCGCCGCGACCCCGGCCAAAGTTATGACCCTGCCGATAGCCTGCTTGCCGTGGCTACCGATACCACTACCTTTGAATTTGTGGATGTGTATACAGAAGGCCTGGCCAAGGTGCGCATCAAGGGGAAGTATGGGTATATTGACTCCAAAAAACAACTGGTTATAGAGGCTGTTTATGAAGAAGCTGCTTGGTTTAGCCAAAACAGGGCACGGGTGCGCAAACCTGATTCATTGGTGGCTTTTATCAACAAAGCAGGCAAGACAGTCATCAAGGCGCAATATGATGATGCGGGCTCTTTCCAAGAGGGCGCAGCAATGGTAGTCAAAGACAAACAAGTAGGCTATATCGATACCACGGGTAAGCTGCTTGTGCCGATGCAGTATGAATGGGGTGGCAACTTTTATGAAGGCTTGGCTAAGGTGTCAAAACAAGGCAAATGGGGTTTTATCAACCGACAAGGACAAGAAATCATCGCGCTCCGATATGATGGCGCACGTGATTTCAGCGAAGGCCTAGCTGCTGTATGGTTGGAGGGCAAGTGGGGGTTTATAGACCGTAAGGGTACCTGGGTAATCAAGCCCCAATACGATAGGGTAGAAGATTTTGTAGAAGTAAAAAAAGACAAACAAACCAGCCCTAAAATATTGGCCAAGGTGTTGCGAGAAGGCAAGACTTTCTTCATTGACAAAAACGGAAATTGCCAACAAGACTGTCCTCAATAG
- the hemG gene encoding protoporphyrinogen oxidase, with protein MIAIIGAGISGLSLAYFLQKNQQDYVLLEASDRVGGYIQTIQEGNYLFEVGPNSILADPQTLQWIQEWGLAEALLPAAAVSQHRYIYRRGRYRKLPSGPKDLLWNNFFSWKTKYQLWRETKQPVKNIPNETLSSFFSRRFGQEIVEYALAPFVAGIYAGDPDKLLVAQTFPQLKAYEQQYGSVIKGFRKNKSTGRKHSYSFQNGMQALPQGIAQHLRHIKYHSPVLAINRTGTHYQLQTPEGILEARQVVLATPAPVAAKLLADLAPQASEAVAKINYPPMAAVHLVYDRSAVKHPLDGFGGLNPRREQRFAAGSIWASSIFSNKCPQDQVLLTNFVGGSQAAKHYALDDETIFDKVAHELAEAYQIVAPPKHRQIYRWPQAIPQYDQAQAEAEQAILPLSHQELYICANWKGGVSLPDCIKKGHDLAQLLTQINCSVC; from the coding sequence ATGATAGCCATTATCGGTGCAGGTATTTCGGGCTTGAGCTTGGCCTACTTCCTTCAAAAAAACCAACAAGACTATGTGTTGTTAGAAGCCTCTGACCGTGTAGGGGGCTATATTCAAACTATCCAAGAAGGAAACTATTTATTTGAAGTAGGCCCTAACTCTATCTTGGCAGACCCCCAAACACTTCAATGGATACAAGAGTGGGGCTTGGCCGAAGCCTTGCTCCCAGCAGCTGCCGTAAGCCAACACCGCTATATCTACCGTCGGGGGCGCTACCGCAAGCTACCGTCTGGCCCGAAAGATTTGCTTTGGAACAACTTCTTTAGCTGGAAAACCAAGTATCAACTTTGGCGTGAAACCAAACAGCCAGTCAAAAATATTCCCAACGAAACTCTGAGCAGTTTTTTTAGCCGCCGTTTCGGGCAAGAGATTGTAGAGTATGCGCTAGCTCCTTTTGTGGCCGGTATCTATGCTGGTGACCCAGACAAACTACTCGTAGCACAGACTTTTCCACAGCTCAAAGCTTATGAGCAGCAGTATGGTTCGGTCATCAAAGGATTTCGCAAAAATAAAAGCACAGGCCGCAAACACTCTTATAGCTTCCAAAATGGGATGCAGGCGCTCCCTCAGGGCATAGCCCAACATCTCAGACATATCAAGTACCATAGCCCTGTGTTGGCAATCAACCGCACTGGGACACACTACCAACTCCAAACACCCGAAGGCATTCTTGAGGCGCGCCAAGTAGTGCTGGCTACGCCTGCGCCGGTGGCGGCCAAGTTATTGGCCGATTTGGCTCCCCAAGCCTCAGAGGCTGTGGCCAAAATCAACTACCCCCCTATGGCTGCCGTACATTTGGTGTATGACCGCAGCGCTGTCAAGCACCCTCTCGATGGCTTTGGTGGGCTTAACCCCCGCCGCGAGCAGCGCTTTGCAGCGGGCAGCATCTGGGCCAGCAGTATTTTTAGCAACAAATGCCCCCAAGACCAAGTGTTGTTGACCAACTTTGTAGGCGGTAGCCAAGCCGCAAAACACTATGCCCTCGACGACGAGACTATCTTCGACAAAGTAGCCCACGAGCTGGCCGAAGCTTATCAAATCGTAGCCCCCCCCAAACATCGTCAGATTTATCGTTGGCCGCAAGCCATTCCCCAGTACGACCAAGCACAAGCTGAGGCCGAACAGGCCATATTGCCGCTCAGCCACCAAGAATTATATATTTGTGCCAATTGGAAAGGAGGGGTTTCCCTCCCCGATTGTATCAAAAAAGGCCATGACCTAGCCCAACTGCTTACCCAAATCAATTGCAGTGTTTGCTAG